In Bordetella holmesii ATCC 51541, the following proteins share a genomic window:
- the dnaJ gene encoding chaperone protein DnaJ, whose protein sequence is MAKRDYYEVLGVAKNASDEDLKKAYRKLAMKYHPDRNPDSKEAEEKFKEAKEAYEVLGDEQKRAAYDRYGHAGVDPNAAGMGGGMGGGMGGGMGGGFADAFGDIFGEIFGAGRRGGGGPQVYRGADLKYALEITLEQAASGFDTEIRVPSWENCDTCHGSGAKAGTSPKTCRTCGGSGAVRMQQGFFSVQQTCPTCHGTGKEITDPCPSCDGVGRTRRNKTLQVKIPAGIDDGMRIRSSGNGEPGINGGPPGDLYVEIHIKQHKIFQRDGDDLHCELTIPFTTAALGGELQVPTLGGKAEISIPEGTQSGKTFRLRAKGIHGVRGSYPGDLYCHVVVETPVRLSDEQKAILRQFEASLNDGGGRHSPQSKSWTDRVKEFFS, encoded by the coding sequence ATGGCAAAACGCGATTACTACGAAGTACTGGGTGTGGCGAAGAATGCCAGCGACGAAGACCTGAAGAAGGCCTATCGCAAGCTGGCCATGAAGTACCACCCGGACCGCAACCCGGACAGCAAAGAAGCCGAGGAAAAGTTCAAGGAAGCCAAGGAGGCCTACGAGGTCCTGGGTGACGAGCAGAAGCGCGCCGCCTACGACCGCTATGGCCATGCCGGGGTCGACCCGAACGCCGCCGGCATGGGCGGCGGCATGGGCGGCGGCATGGGCGGCGGCATGGGCGGCGGCTTCGCCGATGCTTTCGGCGATATCTTTGGCGAGATCTTCGGCGCGGGTCGGCGCGGGGGCGGCGGGCCGCAGGTATATCGCGGCGCCGACCTGAAGTACGCGCTGGAAATCACGCTGGAGCAGGCCGCCAGCGGTTTTGACACCGAGATCCGCGTTCCCAGCTGGGAAAACTGCGATACCTGCCACGGCAGCGGCGCCAAGGCCGGCACCTCGCCCAAGACTTGCCGGACTTGCGGCGGTTCGGGCGCGGTGCGCATGCAGCAGGGCTTTTTCAGCGTCCAGCAGACCTGCCCGACCTGCCACGGCACCGGCAAGGAAATCACCGACCCCTGCCCGTCGTGCGACGGCGTGGGCCGTACGCGTCGCAACAAGACGCTGCAGGTCAAGATCCCGGCCGGCATCGACGACGGCATGCGCATCCGCTCCAGCGGCAACGGCGAGCCCGGCATCAACGGCGGCCCGCCGGGCGACCTGTATGTCGAGATCCATATCAAGCAGCACAAGATCTTCCAGCGCGATGGCGACGATCTGCACTGCGAGCTGACCATCCCGTTCACCACGGCGGCGCTGGGCGGCGAGCTGCAGGTGCCGACCCTGGGCGGCAAGGCCGAGATCTCGATTCCGGAAGGCACGCAGTCGGGCAAGACCTTCCGCCTGCGCGCCAAGGGCATCCACGGGGTGCGCGGCAGTTATCCGGGCGACCTCTACTGCCACGTGGTGGTCGAGACGCCGGTGCGCCTGAGCGACGAGCAGAAGGCCATCCTGCGCCAGTTCGAGGCTTCGCTCAACGACGGCGGCGGCCGCCATTCGCCGCAGAGCAAGTCCTGGACCGACCGCGTCAAGGAGTTCTTCAGCTGA
- a CDS encoding putative zinc protease, with protein sequence MRLPLLSRRLNALLVSSFLAFQAGAASLPAGVSEVSSIEGITEYRLANGLRVLLAPDASKPTTTVNMTYLVGSRNENYGQTGMAHLLEHMLFKGTPAIRNALGEFSRRGLQANGSTSSDRTNYFASFAANPETLKWYLGWQADAMVNSLIAKEDLDSEMTVVRNEMESGENNPFRVLMQKMQAAAYQWHNYGKSTIGARSDVENVDIAQLRAFYHEYYQPDNAVLIVAGKFDPQTALADIQSSLGKLPKPKRTLPPEYTVEPVQDGERSVTLRRAGGTPLVAAMYHLPAAGSPDFVGLDLAATILADTPSSRLYHALVPTKLASGVFGFTMDQLDPGLAMFGAQLQPGMDQDKALQTLTATLESLSSKPFSQEELERARSKWLTAWQQTYADPEKVGVALSEAIASGDWRLFFLQRDRVREAKLDDVQRAAVAYLVRSNRTEGRYIPTEKPQRAPLAQRADLAAVFKDYKGDPNFKAVEAFDPSPANIDKRTLRRTLDLPNGQVELALLPKATRGDRVQAELLIQFGDAEALRGQRVPLAAAAALLDRGTDKLSRQAIQDRLDQLQAEATINGSGTNLVVNISTLGKNLPDVMALVLDVVRNASFPQDQVEEYKRQAITMVQDAMTDPTALASRALARHNNPWPADDVRYVPTFDEALEQLRSLSRDDLAAVSGKLYGAGRIKFSAVGEFDPAAVEAVLRKGLDGWRSAPAYTRLPDPYRAVPAQQFDIATPDKANAFYISRMPLQLQDTNADYPALYLANFLLGTSETSRLWHRVRETEGLSYNVRSNLSVSSYEPSANWTIYAIYAPQNRARLEKAISEELARALKDGFTDQEVRDGVVALLNYRNLARAQDDVLADTWVNYMQTGRSFQWSADMDRKLEALTPDQVNAALRKYLKPEVFSTAVAGDFTKKSTP encoded by the coding sequence ATGCGCCTGCCGCTTCTGTCGCGCCGCCTGAATGCATTGTTAGTGTCGTCGTTCCTGGCTTTCCAGGCCGGCGCCGCGTCGCTCCCCGCGGGCGTCTCGGAAGTGTCCTCGATCGAGGGCATTACCGAATACCGCCTGGCCAACGGCCTGCGCGTGCTGCTGGCGCCCGACGCGTCCAAGCCCACCACCACGGTCAACATGACGTACCTGGTGGGATCGCGCAACGAGAACTACGGCCAGACCGGCATGGCCCACCTGCTCGAGCACATGCTGTTCAAGGGCACGCCCGCCATCCGCAACGCGCTGGGCGAGTTCTCGCGCCGTGGCCTGCAGGCCAACGGCTCCACCTCGTCGGATCGCACCAATTACTTCGCCAGCTTCGCGGCCAATCCCGAAACCCTCAAGTGGTACCTGGGCTGGCAGGCCGACGCCATGGTCAACTCGCTGATCGCCAAGGAAGACCTCGACTCCGAGATGACCGTGGTCCGCAACGAGATGGAAAGCGGCGAGAACAACCCGTTCCGCGTGCTCATGCAGAAGATGCAGGCCGCCGCCTACCAGTGGCACAACTACGGCAAGAGCACCATCGGCGCGCGCAGCGACGTCGAGAACGTGGACATCGCGCAATTGCGCGCCTTCTACCACGAGTATTACCAGCCCGACAACGCCGTGCTGATCGTCGCGGGCAAGTTCGATCCGCAGACGGCCCTGGCCGATATCCAGTCCTCGCTGGGCAAGCTGCCCAAGCCCAAGCGCACCCTGCCGCCCGAATACACCGTGGAGCCGGTCCAGGACGGCGAGCGCTCGGTGACGCTGCGCCGCGCCGGCGGCACCCCGCTGGTGGCCGCCATGTACCACCTGCCCGCCGCCGGCAGCCCCGATTTCGTCGGGCTGGACCTGGCCGCCACCATCCTGGCCGACACGCCGTCGAGCCGCCTGTACCACGCGCTGGTCCCCACCAAGCTGGCGTCGGGCGTATTCGGCTTCACCATGGACCAGCTCGACCCCGGCCTGGCCATGTTCGGCGCCCAGCTGCAACCCGGCATGGACCAGGACAAGGCGCTGCAGACCCTGACCGCTACGCTCGAATCCCTGTCCAGCAAACCGTTCAGCCAGGAGGAACTGGAGCGCGCCCGCAGCAAGTGGCTGACCGCCTGGCAGCAGACCTATGCCGATCCGGAGAAGGTTGGCGTGGCCCTGTCGGAAGCCATTGCCTCGGGCGACTGGCGCCTGTTCTTCCTGCAGCGCGACCGCGTGCGCGAGGCCAAGCTGGACGACGTGCAGCGCGCCGCCGTCGCCTACCTGGTGCGCAGCAATCGCACCGAAGGCCGCTACATTCCCACCGAAAAGCCGCAGCGCGCGCCGCTGGCGCAGCGCGCCGACCTGGCGGCCGTCTTCAAGGACTACAAGGGCGACCCGAACTTCAAGGCCGTCGAGGCCTTCGATCCGTCGCCAGCCAATATCGACAAGCGCACCCTGCGGCGCACGCTCGACCTGCCCAACGGCCAGGTCGAACTGGCCTTGCTGCCCAAGGCCACGCGCGGCGACCGCGTGCAGGCCGAACTGCTGATCCAGTTCGGCGACGCCGAAGCGCTGCGCGGCCAGCGCGTGCCGCTGGCCGCCGCGGCCGCCCTGCTCGACCGCGGCACCGACAAGCTGTCGCGCCAGGCCATCCAGGACCGCCTGGATCAGCTGCAGGCCGAAGCCACCATCAATGGCAGCGGCACCAACCTGGTGGTCAACATCTCCACGCTCGGCAAGAACCTGCCCGACGTGATGGCGCTGGTGCTGGATGTGGTGCGCAACGCCAGCTTCCCGCAGGACCAGGTCGAGGAATACAAGCGCCAGGCCATCACCATGGTGCAGGACGCGATGACCGACCCGACCGCGCTGGCCTCGCGTGCCCTGGCACGCCACAACAATCCGTGGCCGGCCGACGACGTGCGGTACGTGCCCACCTTCGACGAAGCCCTGGAGCAGCTGCGCAGCCTGTCGCGCGACGACCTGGCCGCGGTCAGCGGCAAGCTGTACGGCGCCGGCCGGATCAAGTTCTCGGCCGTGGGCGAATTCGATCCCGCCGCGGTCGAGGCCGTGCTGCGCAAGGGCCTGGACGGCTGGCGCAGCGCACCCGCCTATACCCGCCTGCCGGATCCCTACCGCGCCGTGCCCGCGCAGCAATTCGACATCGCCACGCCCGACAAGGCCAACGCCTTCTACATCTCGCGCATGCCGCTGCAGCTGCAGGACACCAACGCCGACTACCCCGCCCTGTACCTGGCCAACTTCCTGCTCGGCACCTCGGAAACCTCGCGCCTGTGGCACCGCGTGCGCGAAACCGAAGGCCTGTCGTACAACGTGCGCAGCAACCTGTCGGTGTCGTCGTACGAGCCGTCCGCGAACTGGACGATCTACGCCATCTACGCGCCGCAGAACCGGGCACGCCTGGAAAAGGCCATCTCGGAAGAGCTGGCCCGCGCCCTCAAGGACGGCTTCACGGACCAGGAGGTCCGCGACGGCGTCGTGGCGCTGCTGAACTACCGCAACCTGGCGCGCGCCCAGGATGACGTGCTGGCCGATACCTGGGTGAACTACATGCAGACCGGCCGCAGCTTCCAGTGGTCGGCCGACATGGACCGCAAACTCGAGGCGCTCACGCCCGACCAGGTCAACGCCGCGCTGCGCAAGTATCTCAAGCCCGAGGTGTTCAGCACCGCCGTGGCGGGGGATTTCACCAAGAAATCCACCCCTTGA